One genomic segment of uncultured Desulfobacter sp. includes these proteins:
- a CDS encoding 4Fe-4S binding protein, translated as MFKQWLGNWKRRLVQLVSLGIIGEWSFYGIFRCPFAVPYIGCGNCPVIQCPGRNLWMWGWILIGLSAVLFGRVFCGWVCPGGLVSEILSMGAFFKNKINKIASNFFSVGKYLVLALSLYLFFVANNPRWAIPIRTGEFFKSVSLTFEHADPIWIYKTIAILIALGLSIFFSMFWCRFFCPTGGALELLSRFSLFRFTMNEKCTSCDQCLKKCAMETRPSESNCVQCGDCLDTCKLNAVEWRFRIRST; from the coding sequence ATGTTTAAGCAGTGGCTTGGAAATTGGAAACGGCGTCTGGTACAATTAGTATCTTTAGGAATCATTGGTGAGTGGTCTTTTTACGGTATTTTTCGCTGCCCCTTTGCCGTGCCTTACATAGGGTGCGGTAACTGCCCGGTAATCCAATGCCCGGGTCGAAACCTGTGGATGTGGGGATGGATACTGATCGGGCTTTCCGCTGTTCTGTTCGGCCGTGTCTTTTGCGGATGGGTTTGTCCTGGCGGCCTGGTTTCAGAGATTCTGTCCATGGGTGCATTTTTTAAAAATAAAATCAACAAGATTGCATCGAATTTTTTTAGCGTTGGGAAGTACCTCGTCCTGGCCCTTTCTCTGTATCTTTTTTTCGTGGCCAACAATCCCCGTTGGGCCATCCCTATCCGGACCGGTGAATTTTTTAAATCCGTGAGCCTGACATTTGAACATGCCGATCCCATCTGGATTTATAAAACAATAGCCATTTTGATTGCTTTGGGGCTCAGTATATTTTTTTCCATGTTTTGGTGTCGTTTTTTTTGCCCTACTGGTGGGGCTTTGGAGTTGCTGTCACGGTTTTCCCTGTTTCGGTTTACAATGAATGAAAAGTGCACATCCTGCGATCAATGCCTCAAGAAGTGTGCCATGGAAACACGCCCTTCTGAGAGCAATTGTGTGCAATGCGGTGATTGCTTAGATACTTGTAAGCTAAATGCCGTGGAGTGGCGGTTCCGTATCCGTTCAACCTGA